In the Populus trichocarpa isolate Nisqually-1 chromosome 1, P.trichocarpa_v4.1, whole genome shotgun sequence genome, one interval contains:
- the LOC18095415 gene encoding E3 ubiquitin-protein ligase CCNB1IP1 homolog isoform X2, with product MRCNACWRELEGRAVSTTCGHLLCTEDASKILNSDAACPICDQVLSESLMKPVEINPNDEWINMAMAGISPQILMISAYRSVMFYIGQRELEMQYKMNRVVAQCRQKCESMQEKFTEKLEQLHTAYQKIAKRCQMMEQEIDSLSKDKQELEEKFSEKSRQKRKLDEMYDQLRNEYDSMKRSAIQPANNFFSRNEPDLFSNHAATMMDNRNPIWKDWTVSTPPTPGPREDIWPARQNSPNSSPFDISDGSPAKQAAMRVDFGNRRPGAVHAFGAGSGNPSMTLRNLILSPIKRPQLSRSRPQMFTL from the exons ATGAGATGCAATGCGTGCTGGCGAGAATTGGAAGGGCGAGCTGTTTCTACTACTTGTGGTCACCTCTTAT GTACTGAAGATGCAAGCAAGATCCTTAATAGTGATGCAGCATGTCCAATCTGTGATCAAGTGCTTTCTGAGAG CCTTATGAAACCTGTGGAGATCAATCCAAATGACGAATGGATAAAT atgGCAATGGCTGGAATATCTCCACAGATAT TGATGATAAGTGCATACAGAAGCGTGATGTTTTATATTGGGCAAAGGGAACTTGAGATGCAATACAAGATGAATAGAGTTGTAGCTCAGTGCCGGCAGAAATGTGAATCCATGCAAGAAAAGTTTACAGAAAAACTGGAGCAGCTGCATACTGCATATCAGAAAATAGCCAAAAGGTGTCAGATGATGGAACAAGAGATTGATAGTTTGTCAAAGGATAAGCAAGAGCTCGAGGAAAAATTTTCAGAGAAATCCAG GCAGAAGAGGAAACTTGATGAAATGTACGATCAGTTGAGGAATGAGTACGATTCAATGAAAAGATCAGCCATCCAACCGGcaaacaatttcttttcaagAAATGAGCCTGATTTGTTCTCAAACCATGCTGCTACCATGATGGATAACAGAAACCCTATCTGGAAAG ATTGGACGGTTTCCACTCCTCCAACTCCAGGGCCTCGGGAGGATATATGGCCAGCAAGACAGAACAGCCCTAATTCTAGTCCTTTTGACATCTCTGATGGCTCACCAGCAAAACAAGCAGCCATGCGAGTTGATTTTGGAAATAGAAGACCTGGTGCTGTCCATGCCTTTGGAGCTGGATCTGGCAACCCCTCAATGACGTTAAGGAACTTGATTCTATCCCCGATAAAGCGCCCTCAGCTTTCTCGTAGCCGCCCTCAAATGTTCAC TTTGTAG
- the LOC18095415 gene encoding E3 ubiquitin-protein ligase CCNB1IP1 homolog isoform X4 — protein sequence MRCNACWRELEGRAVSTTCGHLLCTEDASKILNSDAACPICDQVLSESLMKPVEINPNDEWINMAMAGISPQILMISAYRSVMFYIGQRELEMQYKMNRVVAQCRQKCESMQEKFTEKLEQLHTAYQKIAKRCQMMEQEIDSLSKDKQELEEKFSEKSRQKRKLDEMYDQLRNEYDSMKRSAIQPANNFFSRNEPDLFSNHAATMMDNRNPIWKGPREDIWPARQNSPNSSPFDISDGSPAKQAAMRVDFGNRRPGAVHAFGAGSGNPSMTLRNLILSPIKRPQLSRSRPQMFTL from the exons ATGAGATGCAATGCGTGCTGGCGAGAATTGGAAGGGCGAGCTGTTTCTACTACTTGTGGTCACCTCTTAT GTACTGAAGATGCAAGCAAGATCCTTAATAGTGATGCAGCATGTCCAATCTGTGATCAAGTGCTTTCTGAGAG CCTTATGAAACCTGTGGAGATCAATCCAAATGACGAATGGATAAAT atgGCAATGGCTGGAATATCTCCACAGATAT TGATGATAAGTGCATACAGAAGCGTGATGTTTTATATTGGGCAAAGGGAACTTGAGATGCAATACAAGATGAATAGAGTTGTAGCTCAGTGCCGGCAGAAATGTGAATCCATGCAAGAAAAGTTTACAGAAAAACTGGAGCAGCTGCATACTGCATATCAGAAAATAGCCAAAAGGTGTCAGATGATGGAACAAGAGATTGATAGTTTGTCAAAGGATAAGCAAGAGCTCGAGGAAAAATTTTCAGAGAAATCCAG GCAGAAGAGGAAACTTGATGAAATGTACGATCAGTTGAGGAATGAGTACGATTCAATGAAAAGATCAGCCATCCAACCGGcaaacaatttcttttcaagAAATGAGCCTGATTTGTTCTCAAACCATGCTGCTACCATGATGGATAACAGAAACCCTATCTGGAAAG GGCCTCGGGAGGATATATGGCCAGCAAGACAGAACAGCCCTAATTCTAGTCCTTTTGACATCTCTGATGGCTCACCAGCAAAACAAGCAGCCATGCGAGTTGATTTTGGAAATAGAAGACCTGGTGCTGTCCATGCCTTTGGAGCTGGATCTGGCAACCCCTCAATGACGTTAAGGAACTTGATTCTATCCCCGATAAAGCGCCCTCAGCTTTCTCGTAGCCGCCCTCAAATGTTCAC TTTGTAG
- the LOC18095415 gene encoding E3 ubiquitin-protein ligase CCNB1IP1 homolog isoform X1, whose amino-acid sequence MRCNACWRELEGRAVSTTCGHLLCTEDASKILNSDAACPICDQVLSESLMKPVEINPNDEWINMAMAGISPQILMISAYRSVMFYIGQRELEMQYKMNRVVAQCRQKCESMQEKFTEKLEQLHTAYQKIAKRCQMMEQEIDSLSKDKQELEEKFSEKSRQKRKLDEMYDQLRNEYDSMKRSAIQPANNFFSRNEPDLFSNHAATMMDNRNPIWKVDLIPADWTVSTPPTPGPREDIWPARQNSPNSSPFDISDGSPAKQAAMRVDFGNRRPGAVHAFGAGSGNPSMTLRNLILSPIKRPQLSRSRPQMFTL is encoded by the exons ATGAGATGCAATGCGTGCTGGCGAGAATTGGAAGGGCGAGCTGTTTCTACTACTTGTGGTCACCTCTTAT GTACTGAAGATGCAAGCAAGATCCTTAATAGTGATGCAGCATGTCCAATCTGTGATCAAGTGCTTTCTGAGAG CCTTATGAAACCTGTGGAGATCAATCCAAATGACGAATGGATAAAT atgGCAATGGCTGGAATATCTCCACAGATAT TGATGATAAGTGCATACAGAAGCGTGATGTTTTATATTGGGCAAAGGGAACTTGAGATGCAATACAAGATGAATAGAGTTGTAGCTCAGTGCCGGCAGAAATGTGAATCCATGCAAGAAAAGTTTACAGAAAAACTGGAGCAGCTGCATACTGCATATCAGAAAATAGCCAAAAGGTGTCAGATGATGGAACAAGAGATTGATAGTTTGTCAAAGGATAAGCAAGAGCTCGAGGAAAAATTTTCAGAGAAATCCAG GCAGAAGAGGAAACTTGATGAAATGTACGATCAGTTGAGGAATGAGTACGATTCAATGAAAAGATCAGCCATCCAACCGGcaaacaatttcttttcaagAAATGAGCCTGATTTGTTCTCAAACCATGCTGCTACCATGATGGATAACAGAAACCCTATCTGGAAAG TTGACCTAATTCCTGCAGATTGGACGGTTTCCACTCCTCCAACTCCAGGGCCTCGGGAGGATATATGGCCAGCAAGACAGAACAGCCCTAATTCTAGTCCTTTTGACATCTCTGATGGCTCACCAGCAAAACAAGCAGCCATGCGAGTTGATTTTGGAAATAGAAGACCTGGTGCTGTCCATGCCTTTGGAGCTGGATCTGGCAACCCCTCAATGACGTTAAGGAACTTGATTCTATCCCCGATAAAGCGCCCTCAGCTTTCTCGTAGCCGCCCTCAAATGTTCAC TTTGTAG
- the LOC18095415 gene encoding E3 ubiquitin-protein ligase CCNB1IP1 homolog isoform X5, which produces MRCNACWRELEGRAVSTTCGHLLCTEDASKILNSDAACPICDQVLSESLMKPVEINPNDEWINMAMAGISPQILMISAYRSVMFYIGQRELEMQYKMNRVVAQCRQKCESMQEKFTEKLEQLHTAYQKIAKRCQMMEQEIDSLSKDKQELEEKFSEKSRQKRKLDEMYDQLRNEYDSMKRSAIQPANNFFSRNEPDLFSNHAATMMDNRNPIWKGPREDIWPARQNSPNSSPFDISDGSPAKQAAMRVDFGNRRPGAVHAFGAGSGNPSMTLRNLILSPIKRPQLSRSRPQMFT; this is translated from the exons ATGAGATGCAATGCGTGCTGGCGAGAATTGGAAGGGCGAGCTGTTTCTACTACTTGTGGTCACCTCTTAT GTACTGAAGATGCAAGCAAGATCCTTAATAGTGATGCAGCATGTCCAATCTGTGATCAAGTGCTTTCTGAGAG CCTTATGAAACCTGTGGAGATCAATCCAAATGACGAATGGATAAAT atgGCAATGGCTGGAATATCTCCACAGATAT TGATGATAAGTGCATACAGAAGCGTGATGTTTTATATTGGGCAAAGGGAACTTGAGATGCAATACAAGATGAATAGAGTTGTAGCTCAGTGCCGGCAGAAATGTGAATCCATGCAAGAAAAGTTTACAGAAAAACTGGAGCAGCTGCATACTGCATATCAGAAAATAGCCAAAAGGTGTCAGATGATGGAACAAGAGATTGATAGTTTGTCAAAGGATAAGCAAGAGCTCGAGGAAAAATTTTCAGAGAAATCCAG GCAGAAGAGGAAACTTGATGAAATGTACGATCAGTTGAGGAATGAGTACGATTCAATGAAAAGATCAGCCATCCAACCGGcaaacaatttcttttcaagAAATGAGCCTGATTTGTTCTCAAACCATGCTGCTACCATGATGGATAACAGAAACCCTATCTGGAAAG GGCCTCGGGAGGATATATGGCCAGCAAGACAGAACAGCCCTAATTCTAGTCCTTTTGACATCTCTGATGGCTCACCAGCAAAACAAGCAGCCATGCGAGTTGATTTTGGAAATAGAAGACCTGGTGCTGTCCATGCCTTTGGAGCTGGATCTGGCAACCCCTCAATGACGTTAAGGAACTTGATTCTATCCCCGATAAAGCGCCCTCAGCTTTCTCGTAGCCGCCCTCAAATGTTCACGTAA
- the LOC18095415 gene encoding E3 ubiquitin-protein ligase CCNB1IP1 homolog isoform X3, which yields MRCNACWRELEGRAVSTTCGHLLCTEDASKILNSDAACPICDQVLSESLMKPVEINPNDEWINMAMAGISPQILMISAYRSVMFYIGQRELEMQYKMNRVVAQCRQKCESMQEKFTEKLEQLHTAYQKIAKRCQMMEQEIDSLSKDKQELEEKFSEKSRQKRKLDEMYDQLRNEYDSMKRSAIQPANNFFSRNEPDLFSNHAATMMDNRNPIWKDWTVSTPPTPGPREDIWPARQNSPNSSPFDISDGSPAKQAAMRVDFGNRRPGAVHAFGAGSGNPSMTLRNLILSPIKRPQLSRSRPQMFT from the exons ATGAGATGCAATGCGTGCTGGCGAGAATTGGAAGGGCGAGCTGTTTCTACTACTTGTGGTCACCTCTTAT GTACTGAAGATGCAAGCAAGATCCTTAATAGTGATGCAGCATGTCCAATCTGTGATCAAGTGCTTTCTGAGAG CCTTATGAAACCTGTGGAGATCAATCCAAATGACGAATGGATAAAT atgGCAATGGCTGGAATATCTCCACAGATAT TGATGATAAGTGCATACAGAAGCGTGATGTTTTATATTGGGCAAAGGGAACTTGAGATGCAATACAAGATGAATAGAGTTGTAGCTCAGTGCCGGCAGAAATGTGAATCCATGCAAGAAAAGTTTACAGAAAAACTGGAGCAGCTGCATACTGCATATCAGAAAATAGCCAAAAGGTGTCAGATGATGGAACAAGAGATTGATAGTTTGTCAAAGGATAAGCAAGAGCTCGAGGAAAAATTTTCAGAGAAATCCAG GCAGAAGAGGAAACTTGATGAAATGTACGATCAGTTGAGGAATGAGTACGATTCAATGAAAAGATCAGCCATCCAACCGGcaaacaatttcttttcaagAAATGAGCCTGATTTGTTCTCAAACCATGCTGCTACCATGATGGATAACAGAAACCCTATCTGGAAAG ATTGGACGGTTTCCACTCCTCCAACTCCAGGGCCTCGGGAGGATATATGGCCAGCAAGACAGAACAGCCCTAATTCTAGTCCTTTTGACATCTCTGATGGCTCACCAGCAAAACAAGCAGCCATGCGAGTTGATTTTGGAAATAGAAGACCTGGTGCTGTCCATGCCTTTGGAGCTGGATCTGGCAACCCCTCAATGACGTTAAGGAACTTGATTCTATCCCCGATAAAGCGCCCTCAGCTTTCTCGTAGCCGCCCTCAAATGTTCACGTAA
- the LOC18095416 gene encoding B-box zinc finger protein 22, producing MKIQCNVCEAAEANVLCCADEAALCRACDETVHAANKLASKHQRVPLSTSSPQIPKCDICQEAAGFFFCLEDRALLCRKCDVAIHTANTHVSAHQRFLLTGVKVGLESTDPGASSSPGKSPSGEITTLKTKSCPVSRRGTSMPLASPCNQVFPANVCGVGEFVPAKLPYSGGSAASSISQWQIDEFLELAEFNQHYGYMDNGSSKADSGKHGDSDCSAILRSAEEEVDDEECLGQVPDSSWAVPQIPSPPTASGLYWPKSIHHSDTAIFVPDICGSAVQNHRHCLQRGTVSKWRQQL from the exons ATGAAGATACAGTGCAACGTTTGTGAGGCAGCGGAGGCGAACGTGCTGTGTTGTGCGGACGAGGCGGCGTTGTGCCGGGCATGTGACGAGACGGTTCATGCAGCTAACAAGCTTGCTAGTAAACATCAGAGGGTTCCTCTTTCTACTTCTTCCCCTCAGATACCTAAATGTGATATTTGtcag GAGGCTgctggttttttcttttgtctagAAGATCGAGCATTGCTCTGCAGGAAATGTGATGTTGCCATACACACAGCAAATACCCATGTGTCTGCTCATCAGAGGTTTCTGCTTACTGGAGTAAAGGTAGGTCTAGAATCTACTGATCCCGGTGCATCCTCTTCCCCAGGGAAGTCGCCTTCAGGGGAAATAACAaccttgaaaacaaaatcttgtCCTGTTTCTAGAAGAGGCACGTCAATGCCCTTGGCTAGTCCATGCAATCAAGTTTTTCCTGCAAATGTTTGTGGAGTTGGAGAATTTGTGCCAGCAAAACTGCCCTATTCTGGAGGTTCAGCAGCTTCCAGCATTTCACAGTGGCAAATAGATGAATTTCTCGAACTGGCTGAGTTTAATCAACATTATGGCTATATGGATAATGGATCATCTAAG GCTGATAGTGGCAAACACGGGGATTCTGACTGCTCTGCAATTTTAAGATCTGCCGAAGAAGAGGTAGACGATGAAGAATGCTTGGGTCAGGTGCCAGATAGCTCCTGGGCAGTGCCCCAAATCCCTTCCCCACCTACGGCCTCAGGGCTCTACTGGCCAAAAAGTATTCATCATTCTGATACAGCAATTTTTGTGCCTGATATATGTGGCTCAGCTGTGCAAAACCATCGTCACTGTCTGCAGCGTGGCACTGTTTCCAAATGGCGGCAGCAACTCTAG